One Mangrovimonas cancribranchiae DNA segment encodes these proteins:
- a CDS encoding diacylglycerol kinase family protein codes for MNNKESFIKNRLKSIGYASKGAIILLKTESSIQIQFVIAIIVTTLGFYFNISNSEWMMQMFAIGLIITAEGLNTAIEKMADFIHPEHHKKIGFIKDIAAGAVFIAALTAIIVGLIIYLPKIF; via the coding sequence TTGAATAACAAAGAATCCTTCATAAAAAACAGGCTAAAAAGTATTGGCTATGCTAGTAAAGGTGCCATAATACTTTTAAAAACAGAATCTAGTATACAAATACAATTTGTTATTGCTATAATTGTAACTACCTTAGGTTTTTATTTTAATATTTCTAATTCAGAATGGATGATGCAAATGTTTGCTATTGGCTTAATTATAACTGCTGAAGGACTAAATACAGCCATAGAAAAAATGGCCGATTTTATCCATCCAGAACATCATAAAAAAATTGGATTTATAAAAGACATTGCAGCTGGCGCAGTGTTTATAGCAGCTTTAACCGCTATAATTGTTGGATTAATTATCTACTTACCTAAGATATTCTAA
- a CDS encoding DUF6952 family protein, producing MKLPVIKHLTQFIEDNDEDFVIETIETLEALTEVPSLKDEELDVIGELISNMYGAVEVNKMIKDGTPKKDALNGFMKRVMGSIDT from the coding sequence ATGAAGTTACCAGTAATAAAGCATTTAACACAATTTATAGAAGACAATGACGAAGATTTCGTTATTGAAACTATTGAAACCCTAGAAGCATTAACAGAAGTTCCTTCGTTAAAAGATGAAGAGCTAGATGTTATAGGAGAATTAATCTCCAACATGTATGGTGCCGTTGAAGTCAATAAAATGATAAAAGATGGAACACCAAAAAAAGACGCCTTAAATGGTTTTATGAAACGCGTCATGGGGTCAATAGACACCTAA
- a CDS encoding co-chaperone YbbN, protein MVKELDQDNLADLVSNNDTVVVQFSAGWCGNCRIMKPKFKKLASENETMAFVIADAEKFPESRKLATVDNLPTFATFQNGEFKSQVQTNKFDVLKELVNDVK, encoded by the coding sequence ATGGTTAAGGAATTAGATCAAGATAATTTAGCCGATTTAGTATCTAATAACGACACTGTAGTCGTGCAATTTTCAGCTGGATGGTGTGGAAATTGTCGAATTATGAAACCAAAATTCAAAAAACTGGCTTCAGAAAACGAGACTATGGCGTTTGTTATTGCTGATGCAGAAAAATTCCCAGAATCAAGAAAATTAGCAACTGTAGATAACTTACCTACGTTTGCTACATTTCAAAATGGAGAATTTAAAAGTCAAGTTCAAACTAATAAGTTTGATGTGTTAAAAGAATTGGTTAACGACGTTAAATAA
- a CDS encoding peroxiredoxin, which translates to MAFVGKKFPNLNVDAMNDMGDTFKLNVLEEAVNNKKKVVLFWYPKDFTFVCPTELHAFQAAMAEFEKRNTIVIGASCDTPEVHFAWLNTPKDNGGIEGVTYPILADSNRNLASTLGILDITNETYNEETGVVTVDGDNVTYRATYIIDEEGIVQHESINNMPLGRNVNEYLRIIDALTHVQEKGEVCPANWEEGKDAMNANRDGVADYLKAHLN; encoded by the coding sequence ATGGCATTCGTAGGAAAAAAATTCCCAAATTTAAATGTAGACGCAATGAACGATATGGGCGATACATTTAAACTTAACGTACTAGAAGAAGCAGTAAACAATAAGAAAAAAGTAGTACTTTTTTGGTACCCAAAAGACTTTACTTTTGTTTGCCCAACAGAATTACATGCATTTCAAGCTGCTATGGCAGAGTTTGAAAAAAGAAACACAATTGTAATTGGTGCTTCTTGTGATACTCCTGAAGTTCACTTTGCTTGGTTAAACACACCAAAAGATAATGGTGGTATTGAAGGTGTAACGTATCCAATTCTTGCCGATTCGAACAGAAACCTTGCTTCTACTTTAGGTATTTTAGATATCACTAACGAAACTTACAACGAAGAAACTGGTGTTGTAACAGTAGATGGAGATAATGTAACTTACAGAGCGACTTATATTATCGATGAAGAAGGTATCGTGCAACACGAAAGTATTAACAACATGCCATTAGGTAGAAACGTAAACGAATACTTACGTATAATTGATGCTCTAACTCACGTACAAGAAAAAGGTGAAGTTTGCCCTGCAAACTGGGAAGAAGGAAAAGATGCCATGAACGCCAACAGAGACGGTGTTGCAGATTACCTTAAAGCACACTTAAACTAA